One segment of Streptomyces sp. NBC_00576 DNA contains the following:
- a CDS encoding amino acid adenylation domain-containing protein, whose protein sequence is MNTIPRWVPGPVPGEDPQHPRHSAYAEYEVPLDASLSRSAWFESALLAAHAKVLAALSGEREVTTGYVAVKGERPVPRRMVVAPGSWQELLALTDLADEVSDADEPPYESVLDPHGGAPSDDGADSAVLYLSVGERTLRLHHRTDVLDTGAAARIAGYHLTALSLMAADPDADHEQQSLLSGDELAFQLDGLAGAVRELPDRRVHELFEERVRHHPDAVAAVQGGTEWTYRELNSRANQLGRALLARGLTREGVVAVVTERNLDWMAAVLGVLKAGGVYLPVEPHFPAERIAATLIRAECAYVVTEHGSTTTLDGTGTDVPRLYVDEIAALGHADDDLGVSVGADQLAYIYFTSGSTGEPKGAMCEHAGFVNHVLAKLEDLGVGEGQVVAQTAPQCFDISLWQLVSALLVGGRTLLVGQDVILDVPRFVDTIVHGGVNVLQIVPSYLEAVLAELEQRPRELPDLHCVSVTGEAVKRELVQRWFAAQPGIKVANAYGLTETSDDTNHEVMDRVPDGPRIPLGRPVRNVRVYVVDEHLAPVPLGAPGEIVFSGVCVGRGYVNDPERTAAAFTLDPYRPGERLYRSGDHGRWLPDGRLEFLGRRDTQVKLRGFRIEIGEIENALLRVPGVRDGAVVVVRGARLVAFCTGAELVGVKERLAESLPAYMVPAAVHWRERLPLTANGKTDRRTLTALAEELDSAEDRAGEGLVGPESAGERRLAAAWAEVLGVPADRIGRLDHFFDRGGTSLSAVRLAIALNRAITLKDVIRHPVLADLAELLDAPATTA, encoded by the coding sequence ATGAACACGATCCCACGCTGGGTACCCGGCCCGGTCCCGGGCGAGGACCCGCAGCACCCGCGCCACTCGGCGTACGCCGAATACGAAGTCCCGCTCGACGCGAGCCTGTCGAGGTCGGCCTGGTTCGAGTCGGCGCTGCTCGCCGCGCACGCCAAGGTCCTCGCCGCGCTCTCCGGTGAGCGGGAGGTCACCACCGGGTACGTGGCGGTGAAGGGCGAACGGCCCGTGCCCCGCCGGATGGTGGTCGCCCCCGGCTCCTGGCAGGAGCTGCTGGCGCTGACGGACCTCGCCGACGAGGTGAGCGACGCGGACGAGCCCCCGTACGAGAGCGTGCTCGACCCGCACGGCGGCGCCCCCTCGGACGACGGCGCCGACAGCGCCGTGTTGTACCTGAGCGTCGGAGAGCGCACCCTGCGGCTGCACCACCGCACCGATGTCCTCGACACCGGCGCCGCCGCCCGGATCGCCGGCTACCACCTCACCGCCCTCTCCCTGATGGCCGCCGACCCGGACGCCGACCACGAGCAGCAGAGCCTGCTGTCGGGAGACGAACTCGCCTTCCAGCTGGACGGGTTGGCCGGCGCGGTCCGTGAACTCCCGGACCGCCGGGTGCACGAGCTGTTCGAGGAGCGGGTACGGCACCACCCGGACGCCGTCGCGGCGGTGCAGGGCGGGACGGAGTGGACCTACCGGGAGCTCAACTCCCGGGCGAACCAGCTCGGTCGGGCACTGCTGGCTCGAGGACTGACCCGTGAGGGTGTCGTCGCCGTGGTCACCGAGCGCAACCTCGACTGGATGGCCGCCGTGCTCGGGGTCCTCAAGGCGGGCGGTGTCTATCTGCCGGTCGAGCCGCACTTCCCGGCCGAGCGCATCGCCGCCACCCTCATCCGCGCCGAGTGCGCGTACGTGGTCACCGAACACGGCAGCACCACCACGCTGGACGGGACGGGGACGGACGTACCGAGGCTGTACGTCGACGAGATCGCGGCCCTGGGGCACGCGGACGACGACCTCGGGGTGAGCGTCGGCGCGGACCAGCTGGCCTACATCTACTTCACGTCCGGGTCGACCGGTGAGCCCAAGGGCGCTATGTGCGAGCACGCGGGCTTCGTCAACCACGTCCTCGCCAAGCTGGAGGACCTGGGTGTCGGCGAGGGACAGGTGGTCGCGCAGACCGCTCCCCAGTGCTTCGACATCTCACTGTGGCAACTGGTGTCCGCGCTGCTCGTCGGCGGCCGGACGCTGCTGGTCGGGCAGGACGTGATCCTGGACGTCCCCCGGTTCGTGGACACGATCGTGCACGGTGGCGTCAATGTGCTCCAGATCGTGCCGTCGTATCTCGAAGCCGTGCTGGCCGAGTTGGAGCAGCGTCCTCGTGAACTCCCCGATCTGCACTGTGTGTCGGTCACCGGGGAGGCGGTGAAGCGGGAGCTGGTGCAGCGCTGGTTCGCGGCCCAGCCGGGGATCAAGGTCGCCAACGCCTATGGCCTGACGGAGACTTCGGACGACACCAACCACGAGGTGATGGACCGGGTACCGGACGGGCCCCGCATTCCGCTCGGCCGGCCCGTGCGCAACGTACGCGTGTACGTGGTCGACGAGCACCTCGCGCCCGTGCCGCTCGGGGCGCCCGGCGAGATCGTGTTCTCCGGGGTGTGTGTCGGGCGCGGGTACGTCAACGACCCCGAGCGCACGGCGGCGGCCTTCACACTGGACCCGTACCGGCCCGGTGAGCGGCTCTACCGCAGCGGTGACCACGGGCGCTGGCTGCCCGACGGCAGGCTGGAGTTCCTCGGCCGCCGGGACACCCAGGTCAAGCTGCGGGGCTTCCGGATCGAGATCGGCGAGATCGAGAACGCGCTGCTGCGGGTGCCCGGGGTCCGGGACGGCGCCGTGGTGGTCGTGCGGGGTGCGCGGCTGGTGGCGTTCTGCACCGGCGCCGAACTCGTCGGCGTAAAGGAGCGGTTGGCCGAGTCTCTGCCCGCGTACATGGTTCCGGCGGCTGTGCACTGGCGGGAGCGGCTGCCGCTCACCGCCAACGGCAAGACCGACCGCAGGACACTCACCGCGCTCGCGGAGGAACTCGACTCCGCCGAAGACCGCGCCGGGGAAGGCCTCGTGGGGCCGGAGAGCGCCGGTGAGCGGCGGCTGGCCGCCGCCTGGGCCGAGGTGCTCGGCGTTCCGGCGGACCGGATCGGCCGTCTGGACCACTTCTTCGACCGCGGCGGCACCTCGCTGTCGGCGGTCCGGCTCGCGATCGCCCTGAACCGGGCGATCACCCTCAAGGACGTCATCCGCCACCCGGTCCTCGCGGACCTGGCCGAGCTGCTCGACGCGCCGGCCACCACAGCCTGA